One Mycobacterium paraseoulense genomic window, TCCGGGGCGGCCGTTCCCGCCTGCCGCAGTACGGCGTTGGTCAGCGTGCGGGAGATGTTCCACGGCTCGGTGTCACCGAACTGCCACGGCCGGGTAGCGCCGGTCAGTTCGCCGGCCGCCCCCGCGCGCCGATGGTCCCGCTCGCCGCGTCGGCCGGAAAGCTGTTGCGCCACATCGCGGAGCGCCGTCTCGCCCAGCCTGCGCATGGCCTTCGGCGAGAGCCGCCACTGGCCGTCGGAGCCCCGGTCCAGGAATCCCTGGTTGACCAGCGCGCGTTCCAATTCGGCGAGCGTGCGGGCGTCGACGGCGGCCTGGTCGCCGAGCTGGCGGGCCAGCGCGTCGAGGTCGACGTCGTCCATGGTGGCGCCCGGGTAGCTCTGCGAGAGCTGCTCGGCCAGCTGCTCGAGCTCGGCGACGTCGGCCAGCGCCTGGGTTCCCTCGCCCATGCCGAACGGGTTGTCGCCGGAGAACTGTTCGGACCCCGTCCAGTCCTCCCCTGGCCGGGCGGCCTGCAGGTGCGCGTCGAGCCGGTTCAGCGCCTGCATCAGCGATGGCGAGCCGAATGCCTGCTGCGCCAACGCGTCCAGCTCGGCGCGCTGGTCCGGGCTCAGGCTGTTGCGGAAGCGTTGCGCGGCCGCGGCGCGCTTGGCCAGCGAGTCCAGCAGCTCGTCGACGTTGCGCGGGTTCTCCGGGAAGAACTCGCCGTGTTTGTCCATGAAGTCCTGGAAGTCCGCACTCGTGTCCGCACCGCGGGCGTGCTTGTCCAGCAGCTCGTTGAGGTCGTTCAGCATGTCGTTGACGCGCTGGCGGTCCTCGTCGGTAGCGCCTTGCAGAGCCTCCTTCATGCCGGCGAAGCGTTGATCGAGCATCTCGCGGCCGAGCAGATCCTTGATCTGGTCGTACTTCTCGCGGGCCTCGTTGCTGCGCCAGTTGTAGTCGGAGAGCTCTTGGACGGCCTTGGCCGGCGACGCCGGCAGGGCGTCGAGCTGCAGTTCGCCGAACCGGGCGTCGTCGTCGAGCGCGCGGGCCAGTTCTTTGCGTTCGGCCAGCACCGCCTCGTC contains:
- a CDS encoding vWA domain-containing protein; protein product: MAEPFKGHRLRYSAYTGGPDPLAPPVDLREALEQIGQDVMAGTSPRRALSELLRRGTKNMTGADRLAAEANRRRRELLRRNNLDGTLQEIKKLLDEAVLAERKELARALDDDARFGELQLDALPASPAKAVQELSDYNWRSNEAREKYDQIKDLLGREMLDQRFAGMKEALQGATDEDRQRVNDMLNDLNELLDKHARGADTSADFQDFMDKHGEFFPENPRNVDELLDSLAKRAAAAQRFRNSLSPDQRAELDALAQQAFGSPSLMQALNRLDAHLQAARPGEDWTGSEQFSGDNPFGMGEGTQALADVAELEQLAEQLSQSYPGATMDDVDLDALARQLGDQAAVDARTLAELERALVNQGFLDRGSDGQWRLSPKAMRRLGETALRDVAQQLSGRRGERDHRRAGAAGELTGATRPWQFGDTEPWNISRTLTNAVLRQAGTAAPDGGAASLKITVDDVEVSETETRTQAAVALLVDTSFSMVMENRWLPMKQTALALNHLVCTRFRSDALQIIAFGRYARTVTAAELTGLEGVYEQGTNLHHALALAGRHLRRHPNAQPVVLVVTDGEPTAHLEDFEGEGTTVFFDYPPHPRTIAHTVRGFDDMARLGAQITIFRLGTDPGLARFIDQVARRVEGRVVVPDLDGLGAAVVGDYLRSRRR